Proteins from a single region of Phormidium ambiguum IAM M-71:
- a CDS encoding DUF29 domain-containing protein, with protein MLQKAIATPNSLYEQDFYLWIETTAQQLKEGKFDEVDLTNLIEEIESMGRSEKRELKSRLIVLLMHLLKWQYQPEKRSESWRSTISEQRICIEGLLEDSPSLKPLISEVFDDCYQKARLKAADETGIKLNFFPKESPFTLEETLQVSFF; from the coding sequence ATGCTTCAGAAAGCGATCGCAACTCCCAATAGTCTCTACGAACAAGACTTTTATCTGTGGATAGAAACTACTGCTCAACAGTTAAAAGAAGGCAAATTTGATGAAGTAGATTTGACTAATTTAATAGAAGAAATTGAAAGTATGGGGAGAAGTGAAAAGCGAGAATTGAAAAGTCGTTTAATTGTGCTTTTAATGCACTTGCTAAAATGGCAATATCAACCAGAAAAACGTAGTGAAAGTTGGCGTAGTACTATCAGCGAACAGAGGATTTGTATTGAGGGATTACTAGAAGATAGTCCCAGCTTAAAACCTCTAATTTCGGAAGTGTTTGATGATTGTTATCAAAAAGCTCGTCTGAAAGCAGCGGATGAAACAGGAATTAAGTTAAACTTTTTTCCGAAAGAATCGCCTTTTACTTTAGAAGAAACTTTGCAAGTTAGTTTTTTC
- a CDS encoding type II toxin-antitoxin system HicA family toxin, with translation MPAKASELEKVARKLGFEKVRQKGSHARWKHPDGRVTTIPIHGNAEIGSWLFYEILKQIGITEEEFNLLR, from the coding sequence ATGCCAGCTAAAGCGAGTGAGTTGGAAAAAGTTGCCCGGAAACTGGGGTTTGAAAAAGTACGCCAGAAAGGTAGTCACGCCCGTTGGAAGCATCCAGATGGAAGAGTAACTACAATACCTATTCATGGTAATGCTGAAATTGGTAGTTGGTTATTTTATGAAATTCTCAAACAAATAGGGATTACTGAGGAGGAGTTTAATTTATTGCGATAA
- a CDS encoding type II toxin-antitoxin system HicB family antitoxin: MKSLQNYTIVIRPDDNGTFVAYIPAIPGCHAWGQTPDEARSELVYVFEMIQEEYQEQGLMMPEDVKLVVANAS, translated from the coding sequence ATGAAGTCTCTGCAAAACTACACTATTGTTATTCGTCCCGATGACAATGGCACTTTTGTGGCATATATCCCAGCAATTCCTGGTTGCCATGCTTGGGGACAAACGCCAGATGAAGCGCGTTCTGAACTTGTCTATGTGTTCGAGATGATTCAAGAAGAATACCAAGAACAAGGACTTATGATGCCTGAAGACGTTAAGTTGGTGGTTGCCAATGCCAGCTAA